AACTACATCGGGCCGAAAACCCTCCCTTGCCTCATGGATTCTTTCAATAATCCGGCTTACTCTGGGCAAGCCGCCACGCCGCAGCAGGACCGGCGGGAACGCCCGCCCAATCGGTTGCCGTGGTTACTGTTGTTGCTATTGGGCGTGATTGTGTTGGCCTTTTTGCCCGTGCTGTTGGGGCAAATTGAATACGCCCGGACGAAAAAAGAAGTGCAGGCTTTACAGGAGTCGCTGCCGGAACTGAATTTGAAATCGCTGAGCAAGGCCTTTTCGCTGGTCTACCGCAAGGTGAAGCCCAGCGTGGTGCACATTGATACGCGGCGTGAACTACGCGCCGGACGGAATGGGTTTGCGCCCTTTTTTGGAGGTCGGCCGAATTCCCTCGAGGAAGAAGGAGAGGCGTCAGGCTGCGTCGTGGATGCGGACGGATACCTGCTCACGAACTTGCACGTCGTGGAAAACGCCACGGAGATTACCGTCACGCTGGATGATGGACGGACGGTCACGGCGGAAGTGGTGGGAGTCGATCCGGCGCTGGATTTGGCGGTGCTGAAAATCGACGCATCGGGGTTAACTCCTATCACGTGGGGTGATAGCGACAAATTGGACGTGGGCGAAATGGTGTGGGCCATCGGCGATCCGTTTGGGTTGGATCAAACCATTACGGCGGGTATCGTCAGCGCCAAAAACCGGCGCGACTTGGGGAACAGCCCGCTGCAGGAATTTTTACAGACCGATGTGCCCATTAACCCGGGTTCCAGCGGCGGGCCGCTGGTGGATGTGAACGGCGATGTGGTGGGAATTAATTCGGCAATTTTCGGACGGACGTATCAGGGAATTAGCTTCGCCATTCCCAGCAACGTGGCCAAAGAGGTGTACGAAAAAATTCGGGCCAATGGCAAAGTGATCCGTGGATATTTGGGCGTGAGCCTGGCAACGATTACGCCCGAGCTGGCCGGGCAGTTGAAAGTGCCGGCCGAGCGAACCAATGGCGCGGTAATTATGGCCGTGACCGGCGGCTCGCCGGCGGAAAAAGCAGGACTGGAACCGGGCGATATTATCGTGGAATGGAACGGACGACCGGTGAACGAAGACCGGGAATTGCGGTTGTTAATTGCCCGCACGGAGATAGGAACTAAAGTGCCCGTGAAGTTATATCGCGATGGGAAAGAGATGATGTTGGATGTGGACGTGGTGGAGCGGCCGGCACAGTTGCAGTGATGAAGTGCAGAGGGCAGAAGGTAGAAGACAGAAAGCAGAAGGCAGAAAGCAGAAGGCAGAAAGCAGAAAGCAG
The nucleotide sequence above comes from Pirellulales bacterium. Encoded proteins:
- a CDS encoding trypsin-like peptidase domain-containing protein, which codes for MDSFNNPAYSGQAATPQQDRRERPPNRLPWLLLLLLGVIVLAFLPVLLGQIEYARTKKEVQALQESLPELNLKSLSKAFSLVYRKVKPSVVHIDTRRELRAGRNGFAPFFGGRPNSLEEEGEASGCVVDADGYLLTNLHVVENATEITVTLDDGRTVTAEVVGVDPALDLAVLKIDASGLTPITWGDSDKLDVGEMVWAIGDPFGLDQTITAGIVSAKNRRDLGNSPLQEFLQTDVPINPGSSGGPLVDVNGDVVGINSAIFGRTYQGISFAIPSNVAKEVYEKIRANGKVIRGYLGVSLATITPELAGQLKVPAERTNGAVIMAVTGGSPAEKAGLEPGDIIVEWNGRPVNEDRELRLLIARTEIGTKVPVKLYRDGKEMMLDVDVVERPAQLQ